In Amblyomma americanum isolate KBUSLIRL-KWMA chromosome 8, ASM5285725v1, whole genome shotgun sequence, the DNA window GTTTGTGCTGGCCTATGCAATCTGAAGGGCCCTCTGATCAAAGAGCAGAAAGAACAATAAAGGTTCAGCTTCAATCCCAGTACTGTTAGGGCTTGACTCATTTATTTCAAATGCGAACGTGTGATTAACACTCTAAGAAAGCAAAAAATGCAGAACACAGGCATCACTAACAGTGCACTCTATGGCCGCTGCGTCTTTAGGAGACAGCTGTGCAAGGAGGAGGAAGTTCCTGCTGTGCATCATCAGCCTTGGTTATATCCACTGCACCATAAAGGCATCATCCAGCTGAGACTTATGTTATCCTCGTAAATTTAGCAACCAACTCCCTTCACAGCCTAGGCAATATTATGCTCTCAAAAAAGCTTTCAAGATTATTAATGTGGGTTTCCATGAATCCTTCATCTCTCTTGACTGGAATCAATGCTCCCCCTTGGTCTACATGCAAGTACAGGTAGCAAACAGTGCTCCCTACCAGGTTCAGGTGCAGCTGTGCCTGAACTTGGTAGTAGTATTTATGTGCTGCCTTTAGTACACCTGCAGAATCTAAgcaaaaatctgccttgcactgccCCTCCTTAATTAATTCGTCCGGATGTACATGCCGCAAGCTATATAGGCATTTAACCTCTAAAAGTGCTGGGGGGTGGCAATCGCAGACAAGCAAACCGTCTGGACTACACCCAAGATACGGATACCTTGGATGAATCATCAAACCGCAATCTTCGAGTCTGCAATTTGTATGCTTTGTttgaaaagcagcaagagcacGCTGTTTCGCTAACTGCTCATAATTTATGCCATACTGCACGGCAAGGCTGGTAATGCAGTTGTCATTAAGTATTCTCTTCATTAATGACTCGCAATTCAATCGTTTGGAACGGCAAACATCTTTGAACAATGAAGCAGTTATCCTGCCCTTGCGGTGGGAAAACCACTCGGCACAGTTTCTTTGCTCCCTTGTggcagcttcaattttttttgcagagGTCATGGTAAGGCTGAGCTTATCCACTGCTCGCTCACTTCCAAGCAGCTTTCCGAAGTTGAGGTTGCACAGAGGTCTTTCGAGAGTAATCTCGAAGTCGTCCACTGGTGGCTCCACTTTGTTCAGCTGCCTTTCTTTGCACTTCGGTGACTGGAAGGCAACCTGAAAAAAATGTCTTCATTAGTCTAGTTATAAATTTTTATTAAGGGCAAAGATGTTAAGAAGTCTGACTATAACAGTTTAAGCAACAATAAAAGGGCGGCAACACTGCCTTGTCAGCAAGATTACATTGAGCATGGCTGTGGGTTCAGGTCATTCCTAAAGCTTGCATTCCAATTCAAGATAAATGAGTCAAGTTATGTTCATGCATGACAAAGGCTTATGCATTTTTGTCGCTACCCTCTCTGAGTGATGTGCCGCTTGTTGCCTCTGGACACTTGCTGGTGCCTGAGAAGGTTGCTGGATCTCCCTTCTCGTCGTCATCAATGTGTTGTGGAGAAGGGTGCCTGCAAATGAAAAGCATCACCACAATGCCTAACAGCCAATTTCATTCCATGAAAGGCACTCAAACTCGCACCTACATATAGTAGTCAATGTACTACCTACATTTTCAAAAAATATGACAGTGCAATCAGGACAAGAGTGAATAAATGGATGGATCAGCCCAGTGTTCACTTGCAACTGCATTCATCAAAAAAGTAGAAAATATGTTCTACAATGAAAATTTTTCATATGTGGCTAGCACGTGCTCCGAGGAATTGTCAATGCTTGGCAAAGTCTTTCCACAAACTAACATTCAAAGATATAGATCCCTTTTACACTTACACTCTATTTTTCTCCTTACAGTGTTCCATTTCAGTTTATCCTCACAGCACATAACTGCACTGAATATGCAGCTCTAACTAAGAAAGAAATCATCTCTTTCATACGGAACACTGCAAAATGGGACTAAACACATACagcggtgaactttttttttacattaaatgCAGCATTCATTCTCTCCCAGATACACGTGTCAatgagcaaattttttttcttatgagcCGGAGTTCTCAAAAATGGCTTCTCTTTCCTTGGAAAGAAATGAAGCTCTCATTATTCGTGTTCTGTGTTACCGACAATACGAAAATTTGTCGTCCAGCCAGCCATTACACAGAATTCAAACAGGTTCATGATTTTTCTCATTCACATGTGCTTGCAAACAGATTTTTCTTGGAATGTGAAATATCTTCAAAATGTGCCAATTGTTTTCTCCTCTGTCTGCGAAAATGACTGGCTTCCAAAATGAGCTGCATGTGTATTCCATATAAAGTACATAAGCTCTATATCTTAGATCAGTTTTCACTCATGAGTGTCCATGGTCCTCATTGTGCTACTGAACTTCTAGAAACTAATGACTTTGATCACTTGCCACTTCCTTGTTGTAGAGCCTTACTCGTACTATATGCAGCAAGTGACAATGTTATCTGACACTGAATACCAGCAAAGCACACTCATATTACTACACCGGCAACCAGCTTGTTTAATAGATGTGTGTCATCTCAGCAATACTCACTAGGAATATTGAAGAGCTCGCCATAAGGTGACTTCTTGATGTGGTCTGCGAGTTTTTCTTTGCTTGCAAAATGCTTGACCTTTCGGGTCGGCCTTGGGTGCTGCGTGCTTGCGGGGTCCACCGTTGACCTCTTAAGATTGAAGGACATGGAATTGAGAAGGGCCGGCTCAACATTTCTCTTTGTACCCCGATTCCAAGCTGCCGTCTTGTCGGTACATGAGATGCCAGTGATGCCTAGCTGGACGCCCATTTCTAGCTTCCACAACAGGGCACCAATATGGCTACAAACACGTGCTTTTCCAGCCATGCAAGAACAACCAGCAGTCACCACTTGACCATTCTTCCGCACACAGGCCCATGGCGACCATGGTTTTTTGTTTGCTGCCTGAGAGGGTCGCACATCGGCCTTCACATACACAATATCAGCAGCTGCTTCGTGACTCAGCACCCGGCCCACCCAACCGCACTGCAGCTGGTTATAAGACTCCAGGCTTTTGTACGCCTCTGCCTCTTTAAGATCACAGGCCTTTGATCTAATCAAGTAGCATACAATATGAGCACTTGTTATgcttggccagggtttggtgtcATCTGTCCACTGCTGCACGAGCAGGGGATGAGCATGGATgtcaccatctgaaaaaaaaagacggcatgAAAAGGACATTACAATAAAGATACCTCCAAAGGCCGGCAAAAGTGCATTGGGCGCTACAGCTCTTAAGGAGATATGTACGATCATGAGTTCACTGTAGTGCTGCCATAATATGGATCCCACAGTTGCTTCTCCCTTCTTGAAATTTGAGCAGTGCAAAACAGATGCGATAATGCTGGTTAACTGCCCGAATACAAGGCACACAAGTCCGATCGCAAAGCACATATAGTTGCGCAAAATACTCTGACGCAACAGGAGTTGGCGACCTTACACATATTTCGGCAACTGGGCAGACTATCAACACTGCCTCGCACATAATCAAATTGCGCTCTCACGGCTGCGTGCGCTCGTGCAGCCTACGTACGAGGCGTGAAGGGTATACCAATCTCGTTCTTTCCAACTTTCTGTTTCGTGACGCATCGAGCGAGTTCCACATTGCAGTGGTGTGGCTATGTGGGACGCGGCCGACAACGGGAAAGAGCACGCGTACTGACGAAGCTAATTCGAAGGATTTACATGTAGTAGAACGTACGGTACACGTCAGATGCGGCCAAAGACGAACTGTGCGGGATTGCCGGAGCCCTCGCGAGTAATTTCGGAACGCCAGCCCATCGGTGGCAGAAGGCAGCGCAGATCGACGACTCGCAGTCAGCGTACTGCCGGCCCTTCATTCCGCTGAATGTCAGGTGGCCCGCGGTAACTTACAAAGACTGTAACATGCTACGCAGCCGTTAAAAAAcgatatttatttgtttactacgGTTATTCATTATTTTAGTAGTAAGTAGCACAGACACTCACCTATCGTGATCGTTTGCTCCGTCGATGCAATAACGGGCGGTTGGTGGccttgaccaccagcgcttccagCCGCTTGCGCCTTTCAAAATGCACACGTATACGGCTTCAAGCTCACCACTGCTACGTTTCGGCAGATTTATTTTGCGACCGGGTGCCGGCAGAACGACGAGCTGCACTCCAAAACACGCTGAGACGCAACGCAGCCCGAGCAGCCCAAGCCAAAAGTAACAGCCCGTAACGGCAACGCCGCTACGCGGCGCTGGGGTCTAGCAATATGGCAGCCCCCAGGTATCGAAACTGAAATCGTGTATAGCATTCTCGGagttgccctcaatcttctttcttGCGGCTAAAATGGTGGATAAGGTACTTGGGGGAACGCTGAACTCCGCTGCAACATtctttttcttgcggccactgtccacagATCTGAATATCTGCAGTTTTGTCTCGAGCGAGACCGCCTTCTGCTTCGTTGTCATTTCAACCCGGTGCTGCTCTGCGATGATGCTGAGGGTGCCGCAAAGCAGGCTCTCTACGCAAAACGctgtcgaacccgaccgcggcggcagcgtttttatggaggaaaaacgctaaggcgcccgtgtgctgtgcgatgtcagtgcacgttaaagatccccaggtggtcgaaattattccggagccctccactacggacctatttgttcctctcttctttcactccctcctttatcccttcccttacggcgcggttcaggtgtccaacgatatatgagacagatactgcgccatttcctttccaccaagaaccaattattattattaattacgcAATGCCggctcgccaccgccgcctcgatgttgccagtgttgctgcgcttgccttcaccgctggacaagtggcgcGGCCCTTCGGCCCTTTGTCATCATatgagctttcagagtttttGCGCTCTGTTCATAGGTGGCGCGACCAGTCAAACGCGCAATTTATGTGCCAGGCCGCCAAACTTTTTGCAACCTTTTCAAGCGATAAAAAGAAAGTGTGCTTGTGAATTGGCTTCCAATATTTATTTCGCTTTTTTTATGCTACCTTTAGCGTTTTGAGCTTCACATAAACCTaatatttcttcgttacagccgaTATCGCGGTGGATCTTgcgttttcggtttcgttataaaagaatcaatgtcgtaaaaatgaagcatgaccaaccaaaGTTCGAATTTAGTTCGCTATAACCAATAATTCACtatatcagtgttcgttataacgaggttcaactgtactgcgccatttcctttctcaaaaaaccaattttcaatttttactttcaaggttagtttctaaaatttgttttgaggaaaggaaatggcgcagtaactgtctcatatatcggtggacgctcgaaccatgccgtgagaggactgacctctggcccacttgaaggtcaaaaccgtaagcaccgcgaaatcgttacgaggtagcatagtgaagctttcgcatcaaaagtgaaggaaaataatgttgccggccgtggcaattgctatctaatatcttaaccacccgagctgcagccggcggaggagaaagggaaatgatatcgaggagaaatataaaggggagcgatagcaaggaagcacaggttcgagtattcgggtgtggctcaatccccggtccgctttcgaagggggatgccattcacatacctggcttaatatctcatatgggcccttgaggcttgggtgttacgcatatttttgaaagtatggcggagtgcttggcgtaaagCACTCTgtcacaggtcagcccggtattgcactgcctccgggattggcccgtggcttacgggctattgcgcgcgcttttcttctgtctctttactcccatctttcacctcctactatcagcacgcaggcagctgggcgtggctccgcattgagccagtaagcaagcccgtgcttttcctttcgtccttctgtcgacaactcaactcaactcgaaaaaaggaagcacaggggctcgagctgggtttgggtatcgtcgccttcatcaacttcaattcgggcggcgtgaactgatcagcttggctggccattgcattagagcagcacgccatcgccgcagccgaacaccacgctgcaagctttctccttcacagctcgtcagtagacttaattgttgtccgtaatttttttccccgttgagAAAAAACTTGACAactatggtgagtcaggttataactgcaacctctttcgaaaaaataaaaacactgacgtgtaaacaaatgcgcaacacaaggttcttactgatgcttatacggccgctagttctgttctgtcaccagtcatcagattttctgtacagcaaaacaccatttaccatgaagacacagaccgtcccacggagagaagttgggtgcagcgctaaaaaaaattctattccacgcattatgctctggactcactgagtgatagctgggccttggcacaattctggaacgtttagccatatcttgtgtgatgtgcatatataccgccagtagtttttgacaaatggcccctcaaagtcggacaaagacggggcgtgtacaccgcttcaaccccaacccgtcttctttcttttcttgcaccgcagtaaaggaacagactaggggagccgcacagtcagcccgtttcgagcacgctgggtggaaaaagaaaacagaaacgcgaagggtgcccccctcccgaggagcttggcttgaggggaggacacacaaagcggacaatgggcgaagcttactagcgtctctctctcaaaccgggaggaagaatgtaagagaaggaggaggagctcaacttcatgcggcccgtggtggcggcgttgtgaactaggagcggatgaaccagaatcctggccatgcttTCTGTACGTGAATACTCTTAGCCACACATCGGTATATTTCAATACGTGTCAAATGTTTTACTTCATTGCTATTTATCTGCATCCGATTCCGCACGAGGGTCTGTATAAGGCTCTAAgtgaaagttttgaagagtatggCGAAATAGCGTTTCAGAATACTGCTGGTATTAGTACTGAGCATTTTTTGTAACTGTTCCAGTTTTACCTTAGCTCCACTGTCACCTTTCACGATGTGCACTTTTATGTACAAAAATCCAGAATtttcatcagttcctctgttgctCCCGTTATGTGCGGTATTTTATGGCCTTTTTCGATAGACGCTTATAAAAAGATTTTTTAAAGCACCCTGTGTGACATTTTTTTGGCTATGTTAATGACTTTCTTGTGATTTTAGAAAATACGTATAACAATGGTCTTGACAGCGTCGTCACTAATATTCTTAACACCTCCTCTGAATGGCAAGGTTTGAATTTTACCCACAAAATGACAAAGGACGACCACATCCAGTTTTTAGACCTAAAATTAGTTCACTGGTGCCCAGGTTTGTTGGTCGTATAATGCAAGGTCGAACAAGCTACAAGAGTGCGCAATCAAAACTAGTAAAATGGGGCATAATCATCTCTAGTTGCCTCTCTACCTTCAGAGATCCTTTGTACACACACTATAATCTAGTTTCCGATGTCAGGTCgagcatattgccgcgaatatttgcagtatttgttcgtttttcaaatctgccgccacacaactttatcgctttgtttgcgacgcaagacgcgactagatttatctcgattgatcgcagccaggcagagcttattctacgttgttccggaatgttctagtaactttgcacgctttatctcgaaagttcgctatcatctttaaattgagcacagccgacagcgacgggcattccgttcgacaaccgccgagcacgcttgtcgcttcgctgccgccgagtgagtcagtccattttgggtgcaagtcagcccaataaacagttttcttttagaagaccttttgtccgtcttcatcgctgctttgactgccgtcaccactacgtgacaatattcggTCTGCTGGCTACCTACACGACTTAATCGGCAGGACATGCAAAAGCCTGCTTCAAAAGCTGAAAACTTCAGTAAGGAAACAGCAATTATCTGACCAAAAACCACCACTTGccatgccatattttcactgtCTCACAATATTCGCGGCGTTTTTTTCAGCGCCCTGCAAACTAAAAGTGTGGCCACTGCTCCCAAAAGCAAAAAAGAATTCCAGTTCTTGCAAGAAAAAACTTAATAGCAAGTTTACTAAATACATCTCTGTTGTTAACTGAGATACCTCTGTGATGCGGCCGATCCTACATCGGAAAAACTGGGCGCTGTTTTAATGAGCTTGCTTTGAAACACAGCAATCCACATGCACTGTTACGGGCAGTAATCTCTCTGTACTGCAAGAGCTACGACAGCAAACGGTGCTTAAGTTATTTGGAGAAAATAAAATTCTTGTCGAAGGTACAGTCAAAAACGCAAAGAGAAATTATGGAGGCATTGTTACAAAAGCGGGGATAACTGCGTCAGTTGACCTTCTTCACCGTTACCAAGAAAGAAGATAGAATTCTTAGATGAACATGTCCAGACCCTCCATCAGTTTTAGTGCACACGTGGCCTTGGTATTTTCTTAGTGGATGCCTGGAGCATTTCCTCATATTATATGGATGTGTCCTAGCTTTTGAGAACCTGGCAGAACAAATGAGTCCTGGGGGGAACTGCTTCTCATACAGGAAGAAAGCagacaacgtgaagtcatccgtcttgCCCAGAccgctgctgagatccaggagatcccggtcgacggctgagggggaggacatgacTGGGAGCGAGCTGCACTTCGGATCCCTGTCTATGTTTTGACGGGAGCTAATAAATGTCATTTCTCTCTCTGTCTTGCATTTGTATCTTAATTGTTTGTTATGATTATGACGCTTACTAGTCTGCTATATTCACGACATAAATTCACTTGGAAGTTGTACGCTTTGTTTGCGTCTTTGGGCTCTCGATCCGTTGTCTTCGCGCAATTTTATGTTTACCAATACGGTGTACTGTCACTcgtttcatccccccccccccccccccccctcccgtatACGTCGCCTTTCTGTCCAGACCGAGCGCTTTTCACGGAAGAGCGCTAGCTCCAAGAGCGCTATGCgctatttgtttttctttgtgattTTACCTACTAATCCTCTTCGATATGTATTACCCTCATGCCCAACTTCGTGCGGCGCCACTCACCCATCCTGTCTGGATTTCCCGCTTTCCTTTTTTTAAGCTCCTCTTTCTCTGCCTGCAAAATCCCacaaaacatttatttctgaTATCACTGCACTTGTACTATCCAGTCAGCAAAAGTAAAGCAGACAGTCGGAGCAGATCATTATGTCAATGCATCTGTCACTTGAACAGAATGCAGCAGAGAAATATTAGTTCCAACTTAAATTCTGCGTTTACACccattgccaactcacaaaaccCGGACCATGAAAATAGGTAGCAAAGCAGTCTCTCACTTCAGATGCTCTCCTAAAGTAAGCATTAGAGCCTTGGCTATTCATCTGTGCTAAGGACTCTGTGCTGTTCCTCCCATTCACCTGGGATAAGTACACCTGCACCTGTTCCTGCATCAAGTAATTGTGCAGACAAACACAAGCACCTGAGACTGCAACCTCATTCTTTGGCAGCAGACTCATGCGGTTCCGCAGCACCCTTCATCGGGCACACAAAATTCCAAAGGCATTCTCGATGCAGCGTCGTGCTCGGGAGAGCCTGTTGTTTTATACTCTTTCTGGTGTGTTTGGTGGTTGAAAACCAGGATAGTATAGCTTCATCAAGTTCACTTTTAAGGGAATGCATCGTCCTCCTACCATCACAAAGGAGACAGCACAGGGCCACCATTGGGCAGGGCCGCAGGGGATGGAAATGTTTCATGTGCATTTTTGACGATTTCTCTGAGCCCGCACGACGAAAAAAACACCACCATCGCTTTCACCACCAACAGCCCCTATGTAACCTGTTGCAAACCTGTCGCCCGCTTCGCAGAATGCCGTGAGGTTGATACTAAAGCTGCGCTTATAGTTAAAATACACGGAACCAGAGTTTGGTGGTGCATCCAAATGAATGTGTTTACCGTGGATAGCACCGACACAATTGGAAAGTTTCGTTTCCACATGAGCTCATCAGCAATGGCATTCAGTTTTCTATGATCTGGCCGCACTCACGACCCTTGGTTGTGAAACCTTGCCATATGGGAATGCAGACTTGAGGAACCAGTTGCGAGATAGTTGATTTCCCAACCGTGAAGCTGTATGCCAGGGACTGGTAAATGTTTCCCCTTGCCAAGAACTTGAAATATAAAAAGACAACATAGGTTTTTGCTGGCTATTGTTTAAAAATTGCATGCAGGCAACAGTTGACAAGCTGCTCTGCAAAATGTGCTTTTATCAAGTCGCGCCAGTTCATTTTCATGGACTACGCTGTGAGCAGGAGGAGTGATAAAAGACAATGTTACTTCTGACAAAAGAAATAAGTTCCCACCTTTGCAGGAGCTTTTATTTGCGCACGAATTCGCGTAGCGAAACCAAAATGCTACATATATAAAAGCCTTAAGAAAGTAGAAAAGCAGTGTGAATTCTCTATATCAAAACTGcattgccacccccccccccccccatactccAAATATGCACTTCATATGGGCTTCGGAGCATTTGaaattgtttttaatatatgcaCACCGCTGTGACTAGAAGATAAAACCTCTTATTATACATGACACAGCAGCTTTCtgtctgcaaaaaaaagaaaacagatttCGCCAACAGCCCTCCGCGCAGCTCGCTTGCACCCGCGTCTACGATCTGAAGCAGAGAAAAACGTGCAGAAACGCCCAGATAATGCTTGCCTCAGTGTTATAGCCAAACTCTCAGCAGATGATAAAGATTCTCGCAGTGGCGTTTCTTGGACTTGAATCAGGGGTCTCACAAGGCTTTCGAGGAAGTCGAACTGCTGCGGTGACATCCGCACGAAGTTGTAGAACAACGCAGTGTCGCCTGTCAGCTTCGCAAAAAGATCGTGGAAATCTCCGTCAACGGCTCTATCAAGGAAGATTTGCCGCGCCCACATttttctacaccagccgccgTCTGCGTTGGTTAAGCGCATACACGATGATGAGCTCATTTTGAGCTTGAAGTGCCTCGACCTCTGCTGGCAGCTACCTGCTAACTAGCGCCATGTTAAAAAATGCGGACCGCAGTTTTCCGAGAGCGGTGATTGGCCGGTCGTAAAAAACATATCTTACCGAAGGGTCCCCTGTGAACATAGGCGGTTTTTAGTTGCGTGTACGGAGGTTACAGCAGTTACGCAGAATGCGATACGTACGAACGTTTATGGCGGTCGCGACTGTAGTCTGAACGCGGCTTTAAGCGGGAAATAACAGCACACAACGGAAGACGGTACGAGCGAGTGAACACTGAACACGGACAAGCGCTATCAACTGACGTTCTGTTGCAAGATCAGGTGCAAAAATATCGTTGGAGGCATTTAGATATCTCTTAAATGCGTGAAGGCGAAAACCGTTTGCggctcattgcactgatttgattTTCCGCTCTTGAATAGCCACGCTTTCGGTGATCTTAAGGTCGCGTAgtaagatcacgtgacatcaaaaggtcatgtgacctaggtggtgaTGTAACGGACTTACGGTCACCGCgaatatgagccattaaaggctgtcGCCTTAATATACACACTCCCGAAAaatgcaaaaggaaagaaaagaacagcGACACCCTCGTCCGAAACGCATACTCAGCACGAGCCGGCACCACCTGTTCGCACCAAAAGTTCAGCTTCTCTTAGTGACGAAGATAAAGACAGCGTGATGACACATCCAGTCCCTTCTCgcgaaacgaagtgggtctcctctgaatattgcaggtccgtCTTGCCCTCAGTCAGACAAAGAAatgtaacgcaagtcaaaacgctaagaccaggattctagaaaaggcagtcgcggctgcggcacttccgccaagatagggttcttaagtgtactccagtggaattgtcgatctatattctccactttaacagatttaaat includes these proteins:
- the LOC144102049 gene encoding uncharacterized protein LOC144102049 isoform X2, producing MAGKARVCSHIGALLWKLEMGVQLGITGISCTDKTAAWNRGTKRNVEPALLNSMSFNLKRSTVDPASTQHPRPTRKVKHFASKEKLADHIKKSPYGELFNIPSTLLHNTLMTTRREIQQPSQAPASVQRQQAAHHSERVAFQSPKCKERQLNKVEPPVDDFEITLERPLCNLNFGKLLGNS
- the LOC144102049 gene encoding uncharacterized protein LOC144102049 isoform X1 encodes the protein MAGKARVCSHIGALLWKLEMGVQLGITGISCTDKTAAWNRGTKRNVEPALLNSMSFNLKRSTVDPASTQHPRPTRKVKHFASKEKLADHIKKSPYGELFNIPSTLLHNTLMTTRREIQQPSQAPASVQRQQAAHHSERVAFQSPKCKERQLNKVEPPVDDFEITLERPLCNLNFGKLLGSERAVDKLSLTMTSAKKIEAATREQRNCAEWFSHRKGRITASLFKDVCRSKRLNCESLMKRILNDNCITSLAVQYGINYEQLAKQRALAAFQTKHTNCRLEDCGLMIHPRYPYLGCSPDGLLVCDCHPPALLEVKCLYSLRHVHPDELIKEGQCKADFCLDSAGVLKAAHKYYYQVQAQLHLNLVGSTVCYLYLHVDQGGALIPVKRDEGFMETHINNLESFFESIILPRL